From the genome of Cydia pomonella isolate Wapato2018A chromosome 1, ilCydPomo1, whole genome shotgun sequence:
TCTaaccaatataatttttaagaaaaaaaccgacttcaataagGGAGATCGGTGAatgaacgattattgttgattttagatttcatacaatgaaattaaaaaaacagcgtcctacgcctaattatgtagaaaaggaagtaacatgttttttttttgtcactgcacccaccttgacacatttcagatttgccctatggttgactagtaagatacccgcaatagggtattcgcctgtatttaagataaattatttcacaccatgcatgaaataaagcaccagataattattaaaaaaactaaataggatagaaatataaaaatgtgccttgaaaacctaactgcttggcaaagagaacaaattgccaaacgtgaactatgcatcattgaagagttccgttctgttcatcatcagcagttccacttcatcaaatgtcataTGTCAtatgtcatatatatatatgcctttaacatttgaggagttccctcgagtcctcatggaccccatcgtcagaactcgaacttgacaaaaaattgtcttgaaaatctaatttgcttatcaaacacagcgaagaggacaaatcgccaaacgtgtactatgcgtcgttgaagagtactATTCTGAcaatcatcagcagttccacgtcatcaaatgtcacttttttaaatgtaaatgcttgatttgttacagaaaatacaaaaatcactatgtgTATGcttttcacatttgaagagttccctcgattccttatggatcccatcatcagaactgaggtTAGAcaaaaaacgggaccaatctgtatatatatatatatatatatatataaattcaaataaaaaaataactttcaaaatccgttcagaaaTGActgagttatggagtaacaaacataaaaaaaaaaccgaattgataacctcctcttatgaaatcttgaagtcggttaaaaatgtatgttttggGAAAGCTCATACTATTTCCcgtatattttgttataacatTAATTGCGGTAATATCATAATTTAttaagttataatattttagcaTTTTTAACAGTACAGTACCTACGCACggtaaaaaaatcatgtttgttatttttttaaacgaccACAGTTATGACTATTAAGAAACAATCATAGTACGTTTAATATACTTTCAAATGACACCTCACATGAACCATCGATCCCATAGGACTAAAGGTGTGAATATTTGAACAAACATCGATGACATTGAGCCGCCATCTTTcccttctttttttttaatttcatccgGTCCTCGTTGTCTTCAGAATAcgaatttaattgaattgacAATTCGTTTTCTGAAGACAACGAGGAccgcataaataaataaataaatattataggacattattacacaaattgactaagtcccacaggaagcctcaataaggcttgtgttgtgggtacagaCATCGATATATACAGGTGATTCATGATCGTCaacaggactaagcctacacaatcagtaaacgTTAATGAAttgttcaccatcatatttaagtaaaacaattacgcttttttctgttatttaactttttggtaaggaccaatttaattatctacaatcatggacagcCTACAACACTTGTAACAAAGATAAagcctctttaaccgttatgactgCCCATTCCCATTGCCTTGTTAGAGTTTGACTATGTGGGAACTTTTCTGCCCATAGCCCGGTTCAACCTATAACTAGGGAATTTGCGTAGTCTTAAAAGTTCCCTTTAAAGACTTGTCCTTTTAGGGGATTTAGAGTTACAAACTGACTGATGGCAAACTACATACTACTATGTGGCTCACTATGCACTAGGCCAAACAGGTCGTACTTCCATACCAGTTTTAGATAGATATTTAGAAGAGATGTCTACGAAAATCGTGAAGGAATCGATCTGCCTATAGACTAAGTCGCCATCAACGCGCCACGCCagacaaatatctaaacacgccatATAGAATAGTCAAGGCGTTAGTTCGTCttaagatatttttgagcacctcgacTATCCCGATATATTTGACAGCGACTGTAATACCAATCTTCTACAGGATGAAGGAAACGGGGCATTAAGTAGTTAGCGGTACAGGTTGAGCGACAACCACGCGCTGTGCGACGGTACTGAACAGCGCACTCATTTGTACAAGAGGTTGTAGAAATAAGTACTTAGTGCGGATGGATGACGGCGAACTCGCGGTACAGGTTGAGCGCGCGGTGGTGCGACATGTGCGGCAGTAGTGCACAGCCAACTCACTTGTACATGGAGGTGTAGAAGTAGTGCGGGCGACTGATGGCGCGCAAGAAGCGCGGCACCATGCCGTCGCCCTCGCGGTACAGGTTAAGCGCGCGGTTGTACGACATGTACTTGTGCGACGGGAGCCGCACCAGCCGCCGTCCTAGCTTGATCGTGTTGATCTCGCGATGCTCTGACAAGGCCGGCTGCGTATAGTAAAATGAGTgagatataaatataacatttaaagaCATGATATTTGATAAATCGGGCGGCCCATATGGGAAGGGAACAAACTTTCCGTCTCGTAAAATTTTTTGTCACCTCAGGGCTGCATTAAGCTTGCCTCGCACAAAAGGGTGCATGGAAAAGCAGCCTTAAACAAGTAaatcaatgaaaaaaatataatcttaTTAAAATTGGTCAGATGCTTACCGCTATATTGTTATTAACCATAAACGTAGATACATGTCCTAAGCCTGCAATAAGTAATGTTAAATTAGCCACCGGTCTACAATAATATACAtagatatttaaagaaaaaagatTCCATTATTACCCATGTGATGTGCTATTGTAGGTGGAATGCCCGTTAACGGTTGCTGCACTTTGAGGCCGTTTAACACCTGTAAACAATATTGTCAAATGTAATACAGTCTTCTGTACGAAATTCCAAAACGAAAGTCACCAATCTTGTATAAAAAATCTGCATAATTAAGGATAACTTGCTAGTTCCACCATTCATACTCGTACTCTGCATTTGTTTATTGTTGTTACCTGCTGTATGTTGACGCCGATATTGTGCGAGGGGGCGGTGCTCTTGCTCACCACAAACGGGATGTTAGGATACGCGCCGGTGCCTTGGTAGTAGCGCGCGCCCGCCTGCTTCATTTGAGAGGCCATGGTGGGCAGCTCGTATCGACGACAACGATATTTCAGCTTGTGCGGGTGCCGCGCCTCCTAATGTCGTTTATTGCACAtcaatatttttactaatttaaagGGCAATACTTAATCATCAGATAAGCTAGTTTACTATTTAAACAACGCGTATTTATATCCACTAAAACAAGTtgcctaattaaaaaaaaaacgtttagtAACCTTTTCCTTTACCGGTTGTGTTGACACGTCGCCCAATGGGCCTGTCCTTTGGTCGCTAAATTTGTCTCGAACGGTGCGCATCCCACGTCGCGTCGCGTCTCGTACGTCTAAACGCAGATAACCATGAAACAGTACTGCAAAACTAAAAGTTCAGTCCTGATGGCTCTCTTAAGAGTTCTATTTGGTTTACTATAAAAAAAGCAAATAGCAAAATTTCCGGCATTCACGTTTTGTggtatttaaccttttcaacgctttctcccAACACGCCAATATAtcaactattgagaaacgaatttaccttatctgtcaacagtaaaattgctttgacagcgtctgccatggcctctttagtggtcgttggcgtggtaggcacgacagcacacgaccactttagtggctcttggcgttcaaaaggttaataatggCAGATGGCAAAGAAGTTTTCCTTTGACATTGACTAATCTAATTTACTGAATACGGGAGGTATTGCCTTTATTGGCTATATGTAAGCCAAGGCAggggttaaaaaataaaagtatttttttttaataaaagcttttatttaaatgctctaaaaagtagaaaataaaattttcctttaaaattttaatcatcaacttataacctcattatacacaatttatatgttcataaaagcttgtcTGATATCTGCTTCAAAATTGAGTTGCAAGATTCCACCCGAAcaagcatacatacatacattgcaagttaaataaaagcttttaataaacaATTGCATGTGAGCTGTTCAAAACGTGTCTAGCGCGTAAATGTGGGAGGTACCTTTTTTAAGCTTCCGCTCCAAGCCGACGGGCTGCCGGGTGGACACATTCGACGCCGCATTCTTCATGTTGTTGCTGAACAGCTCCACCACCGGTCGCTCGCCAGGCTCGTCCCTGGCTAGCTGCGACGTAACTGTCGCCAGAGTATGTACAATTATAGGTACACAACAGgtcaaaaaagtttaaaatcaaACAATGTTTAGTTTCATTTTCAAGAACACGTTTGATCGGTAACCAAActctatatatatgccttttattaataaattctgGTCAATAAATTGTTTAACGCTTTATTTTTCGTATTGTAGGAGTAAAACTGGAGAGTATGTCAAAAGATAAGCAGCCTTTGGGGATTTAGTATCATCTTATTTTTCGGAGAACACCATTTTGTGCTCGTGAATATTACTTAAACCTTGATTTTATAATAGGCAaagatataacattttataatgttTGAAATACATATACGCAATAATTTTCTGACCCCGCCTACTCAATTGGAAATTGGTTCAGAAGGCACGAGACAAACGTTTAAACGCTAAAACTAAACTATTACAATTCAATGAACCAAGAACGTCATGTGGCCCTACAAACATGGATCGACTTCAAGGTCAAACTGGTTTCTCTACAACAAAAAAATGGTCTACTTTGGTAGACGTTGTGGTATTGCCGATTTTTTTCTGTCCCTGCATTGCTTATAGTGCTCTAACCAACCTACTTGGTATCAAGTGGAAACTGCAAATTACAATAtcatcactttaaaaaaaatcaccgaGAACTCGTATTTTCAAAAGACGTAACCTTAGCTAGCCACCGCACGATCCAGATTTATCTCAAATGGATTTTTCTTATCGAGGATatcctaaaattatttttttacatcacCTATTCATAAATGGGCGTTTTCTTTCCTGCTATGAtggatcaaagtggcacttcTATGTTCAAGGACATTTTATTgccagtataaaatattaacataataaaatatgaaatcagTATGCACATAAACTATTACAATTCCTTTATAATCGATTACGTGCATAATATTTTTCTAACTCAACTAATATTTTGTCATAATTGTAAagcgtattttaattaattacattgaTTAATTAGAgtaatatgtacaaaaaaaaacgttaaaacattatttcaatgatttaatttttattttggcaAGTGGGTATTCTTAAACGCAGCCATACTTGTCTATAAGCaattataaagtttattatatatatttaaaaagttttgtgAATGAATCACAACAGCATATATATGTTCtgtattaatttgtaaataggtTAAATTACAAACTATACATTGAGATAATGAATATAAGTGATACCAGTCTTCATAGTGTTCTTCTGAAGCTTTTGGTTCAAAGGGCTAATTTATTTCCAGAAAAATCTGCTAAAATAATACACTTGATTTTCTTTTCATCATTTTAGGTGTTTGCTGGTGTCTTTGTAGAAATGCGTTTTGAAACCTAATATATGTAATTTCCACATAgctgatgtgaaaagcagtatgtgtcacatgatagcaaaaatatttccaccttgggcgtAAACACTTGAATCCGTTGCTAAGCTTAGGATTCTATGTTAGAATCCTTCGCTTTGTTCCGGTTTCGATGTACGCTCCCGCCGTAAATATATCATTTTGCTCCATTGTTACACAatctacgttttttttttcagaaaatgcATGAATTTTTCCATTGTGCTTTTCAGGCTGTAATGAAAGTTTTCAGATTCAAGTTGCAAGAAAGATGGGTATAAAACCGACAATATTTTAGATTGATtgcttttgaaaattaaaaccccaatttgtttacatttattacaaataaacgttttttccCTGCtcaattatttgttattaaaaataagattttaaatACTTAGGACTTATTTACAGACCATCCTATACTTACTTGTTCGTGAGCGGGCCGCGCgcaaaaacataatatatacaatacGAATACACCCTAAGGGTCATATTCATCAACGCTCTACGAAATATTGATATTAGCTATCGTCAtattgacttatgtatttgcaaGAAACGAATAACacattaattaagtaattgaggcataatttttttataagggGTTTAGACACTGGGCGATTACATGGTTATGATCTCAAAATGACTTTTTGCTAGTTTTACTTTCTTCTCCATTTAAATTTTAGTATCTAAACTATAATCAGAGAGCGAAACTTTGGTGCTGGTGACGTCATTATGTCGTTAAGTCgcatataagtttttttttaaaacaacattGTAATACCTCAATCATtcttaataatgataatatgtatatatataattgtttatttataaaaatgcttggtaatttacacaaaaataatgttaacattaaaaaacaatacGAGTAACACTTTTAATTGGGTAATGACTAATTCAAATCTAAtgtaattcaaacaaaaaatattattcctcGTGTAACtaaaacaacacaacaaaaTGTCCCTCTGAATGACGAAGTGTTTTCttaatatttagatatatacTTACATTTCACGCGTACATTCAGGGCAAAATAATTCTTGAACCTCTCGccagttaaaaaaatcgtcGCACTGGTCTTAATTCCTAAAACCACATCTGGAGCAAATGTTGTTGATGGTCAACCATTCTTCATTTAAATCAATTTCTTTTGATGGGTATAACGCATATACGGCTGCATAGACTCCATAGCGACTTCAAACAATAATATTTCAgttatattttactaataaaaaaataagtaaacagaAATTGGTTGTCATTTTCAACAATCTTGTTTTAACATGACAAAGACAGTTATGTTTTTATACGTGGCCAGTACGTAACGTATAAAAACTCTCAACTCAAGTTTCGACATCAGTAAACTAAAGAGGCTAATAAGTTGTTATTTGATTTAGTATCTATATTCTAGATAACAACACTGTATTTAGCTTGACGTCATATGTCTGTCATCGGCACCAAAGTTTCGCTCTCTGTCTATAATACACATAAGCATGTTCTACGACACTTGGTAAActtgaaaatgaaaaacttgTATGTAAACATACCTTTTAGttaagtccgtttattttatgtatgttttagtgagagcgtttaGGAAGCAAGTGTTCATCtctataatatatgtacctaacaatgtaacctattatcctgtcgcatacttctgttgtttctccaataaaaaaaatggtgacCATAAAATTAGAtattccatagaaaacattcagtGTTGAGAGTAGAAATCGGAAAAGTGATTTGATATGGCCATCTTCATCACTTTGTCTTTCAGATTATAAATGAGCCCGTAATCAGCAAGTACATATACACGcggtgcctcggccgaggcggcgcgctcgggcgataTAGTTATTCTGACTGATTCATTAGCTGGTATTATAAAGCACCTGCAAAGTGTGAGTAACAACACTTATGAACACGTACAATTATTATACGCGGGCACGCCACGAAGGTCTGGAGAAGGCCATGCACGTTCTCGTGTTCGTTCCTTCCACTTTTCTCTTActgaaaaaaaacacaaatttaattttacactCATAAAAGTATGCCTTAATTATTCTTTATACTTTTCTCTTAACACTTTCGATGCCGAATGCCCCGTTTCTagtacaaaatgaacacacatacgtgttcttggcagtgaatgtgttatcGTGAGAAGGGGCTGTTTTCTCCACACGCAAGAATCTTCTAccacgataaaaaaaaacaagtgcgagttcgtttaactGGAGCACCGAGTGTCCcgtaaaaactttaaattatcaCATGTAAGTACATTGTGTGTTTATCCATTTGCTTTAACTTCGACATACAACATTTACCATAAACTTATTATCCCTTAAAccgaaattcgacaaaaaatcttttttcggtatccatacaaaataattaaactatCTATGTAGTTGACAGCTATTGTAAAAGGTAATtccattaaaaacattttcatgtacattgttgccaagacgagaccataaggctcgcactgtcaaaaagttatcagatgtCTTGTAGATCCAatcttctaactctacaagccctaactttagGTAAGTTacggcttgtagagttagaagcttgccTTGCTTAACTTCGCTACGGTCAGATGGGCGCAAGgtgaaaaagttatttattattcattattttttatatacaatacttcttgtagtaacaaaacggccaagccacatactATTTAGCCTGTAGTGTAGAGTTTATGAAGTTAAGGCTTAGCTCTataagagatctgataactttttgacagtgcgagcctcgtcttggcaacaatttacatgaaaatgtgtTTGATGTGATTTCGCTcatttttgtaagttgcttatgacttatgacaatcttccatcccctaatttaaagggttggggatGATTGACTATTCAAAATTCTGAAATACGTGTCTGGGGGCATCTTCAATACAAtctccttttttagggttccgtatttaatgattccccatacaaactacACACCCTTTTCCGCCGAACGCCCTTTTCCTCCCCCTTTTAACCTTTACGGGGTAATTTTTGGGTtaatagtacctacattatgatacaagtgtgctaagttggtcataacacacgaggcgatattgtgcgcgcgagctgtaagcgagcgcgcaataagaaagccgatgtgagtaatgaccaatgcacacgcgtttcatacgacgtttttcaatgcacttgcgaggaaaaaacattttttttttgtcaaaacactAAATGtacaaaatggtggcttacagttttaacatcgaataattgcaccaaagcgtgctgggcttgtaggcacttattcgccagttcattgaaggaagctaccaacacgttttccaagaaagactggacgtttttgctgattttccattgaataaaagtttcatatgcctccaattatttttcacccgatttatatagatagatagcgtaaaaggctatcgttctcggctcttgcctctattattattacatttattactgacagtatcaattttatgtgttcttcattttcaatgcttgaaaatgacatttgacATCTTAGAATAATAACTAAAGcaatactaaaaacatgcaaaactattacaattttaggacaaatacggaaaatggctagcgcgttattttcttttttttttacgcacgattccaatgcgcgcacaaggcaaaggcgcgattGATATCGAACAAACagccaataaaaaataaataaaaggctaatattttcgtatttctattcgacggatgaaGATGAAATCgacaaaatgttatgtttattcattaatttaatttacgagataatttaatctataaaataatgtttggtgtgataaaacctctttgaactaacatttgaaacctaatagttggttaaaaaaatgtattactcgaccaaattaagaaggctccgtttccatgcatattattagcaatcaatTACTTTCTTAattcagtcggataatataatgaataaaaccggccaagagcatgtcgggccacgctcagtgcagggttccgtagttactcttccgtcacaataagctaaactggagcttaaagtatagtaaattgttaaccaagggatgaaacggtacctttcatccgagttaaacaaataggtaaatttGCATGACTACGCAACCCTAAAAAGCACAAGtgttataaacttataaatatactgaaaaaacacgggtgtttaatatctaggattatgagccaaaaatcggtggaataaaaacgtcgttttgagcaagtgtgttgaaatagtacattatgatacaagtgtgctaagttggtcattacacacgaggcgatgttgtgcgcgcgagctgtaagcgagtgcgcaataagaaagccgacgtgggtaatgaccaatgcacacgcgtttcaagcgacgtttttcaacacacttgcgaggacgaatcaaaacttataacttagattttttgtcaaaacagtaaaagtacaattttcaaaatggtggcatacagttttaacatcgaataattgcaccaaagcgtgctagacttgtaggcacttattcgccagttcattgaagtaagctaccaacacgttttccaagaaagactgggcgctTTTGCTGATTtttcattgaataaaagtttcatatgccgccaattatttttcacccgattttgatggtaaaaggctatcgttctcggctcttgacTCTATtggtattactggcagcgtcaattttttgtgttcttcattttcaatgcttgaaaatgacattttcgtcaatatataaactaaaaacatgccaaactattccaattttatgacaaataccgAAAACGGCttgcgcgttattttttttacgcacgatacCAATGCGTGCttaaggcaaaggcgcgaacgaaatcgacaaacacccaataaaaaaatgtatgaagctaatattttcgtatttctattcgacggatggagataaaatgttatgtttattcatttagGTGTGTgatttacgagataattcaatctataaattatgtttggtgtgataaaacctctttgaactaacatgtGAAACCTAAAAGTTGGTTAACCTTTTTCCAGGTCGCGCTAATTTACAAGATTTTCCTACAAAATCAATATATAGTctaattaatccagctttgatgattcatttgaagataaGTCATATTCCCCGAaactgcaatctaatttgaaccttaaatcggaattcTTTACCTAGTTGAATTTTATTGGCGCATACCTATATGTGGTCGATATATCGTACtttgcctggaaaagggttaaaaaaaatctacatattactcgaccaaattaagaaggctccgtttccatgcatattatttgcaatcagttaccttcttaactcagtcagataatataatgaaaaagcacgcgtgtttaaggattatgagccaaaaatcggtgggataaaaacgtcgttttgtgtgttgaaaaaaaaaattatatatccttccccataacgAAAACTACtactggtaaagggttaaggtaATACAAATTatctggaaaagggttaaaaaaatctacatattactcgaccaaattaagaaggctccgtttccatgcatattattagcaatcagataccttcttaactcagtcagataatataatgaaaaagcacgagtgttataatatactgaaaaagcacacgtgtttaatatctaggattatgagccaaaaatcggtgaaataaaaacgtcgttttgtttgttgaaaaaaatatatatattatcctTCCCCATAACGAAAATTATCTTCAtatcaaatttcaactaaatcggttcagcggtaattgattccccatacaaaattacacCCCTCTTTTCACATTTTCTACAAGGTGTTCAATACGGTTGCAGCAGtatataaagtacgtattaagacacgctggttcttagcggcctggtaaagggttacgGTAAAACAAATTATCTGCCTTTATTAGCTAATTCTTTTATCCAGCATGACACAGCGGGTGGGTGGATAGTTTCGCAGAAACATGAAACTTCACGAGAGCCCTTTAAGAGGCATTTTACTGACACAAAACTGAGACAACGCGAACATAAGCGAGACGATACGAACATAAGGCGAATACTCAGTCCTCATTCCCGTATTCAGCAAGTTTCGTGTAGTTTTGCCAACAATCAGCTGTCGCGAAAAGTTAGACAGGACTTTTTAAACACCTATCCGCCACAAAAACCTACTATTTTAATTGCTAATAAATAGATTATTATATAGAGaagacatattaaaatatacctgtTTTGGTTGGAACGTCCCTCGTCGAAACGTGCTTTCGACGTCCGACGTGCTTCGGAGATGGGGGCCTTACTTCGGGCGATGTCTTTTTGGGTGATCCCAAACTACAAGAAAGTATAATttgatacattttattcatatttatttacaggcTGGCGCTCCAAAAacaattatagtttttttcatacattattccTTTTATTTCATGGATCGAATACTGGTATTGTTAACCGGCACTTAATTTCTGAATCTCATTTGTTAAGTAAACCATATATGAAATAGGTACAAATTACAGAATAAAGAATCAAACAGTtgtaaaacatacaaaaaaatacaacatacaAGTCGCGTTGGTGAAATTCTTCGTAGTCAGAAGCATCATCCTGGTCGGTTTGCCTAGGCGCTGCCAGGTTCGGACCGTCGATTTGAACGCTCCTTCCGCACATCACCCCTTCAAAAATAGGCAACTGGTAAATGTACATTTTTACGTTTCTCACACTTGCTTGTTTGCAGGCGTCaccttttttgttttgtctaGCCTAGACAATAGATTTTATTAAAACTGGATATTTTTAATCAAGTGAGTGAAATCGTTAGCgctttcgtattattttattgcctAGATGGATAGAGATAACCTGATAATGATTCTAATTAGTAAATCTCCTAAATACGCTAAGTATTTCTAAGGTAGAATATGTTTTGTACAAAACAATTTAGTAATCGATTTAAACGGCTAAAGAATGAAATGTGCTCCAGCGATCTGTATTCCCCGATAAATATGACCTTGGTCTCTTTAAATCAAACCtaaataggctactactgaaccgatGAGCTCCATCTTGGACTttctttccatcaggtgtgactggggctaatcgccgatcagtttataataataataataaataaaccgcagggcagcttgtggaaCTGCAGGGCAGTCGTCGGCAGGTTTGTCGGTCGGAGGGGAACCCAAGAAGACCCGCAGGattctcagctctggcttgccttcattggccgtccagagaggagtgttagagctatatgctcctGGGGTGAAAGTGAAACATACATAAGCCTCTAGTTGGCACAGTGGTttttatcagccactgggtagaaacacacacctctcgacacccctgagccgctcataCCGATGTTGCGCCTAGTCGTCTTCACGTCAGCATTTTCAGGgacccatctagtgggcggcaagTCACCTCGATAACTAgcgaaaacattgttatggcaagTATCCGCACGTCTTTgcaaagataaagatagtttattattctagTAGGAATATTTACCAGCGCTTa
Proteins encoded in this window:
- the LOC133517318 gene encoding uncharacterized protein LOC133517318 isoform X3 gives rise to the protein MGDGLKLSKDKRHRSSSSLGGAAVEGTRSERKLDLTESIAEVDDQFALAEARCENLQEKIDLVKVIKKKKKLKKLSMTRVNEVPVPPENMSFITVKTQPKKKAVQSRQRRQEAPSLDSAAEEQRRMLGQVRGYNEAYYEPQHHYKQSQNMEPNLQRMRDRRARADGDRVMCGRSVQIDGPNLAAPRQTDQDDASDYEEFHQRDFLGSPKKTSPEVRPPSPKHVGRRKHVSTRDVPTKTVREKWKERTRERAWPSPDLRGVPAYNNFTSQLARDEPGERPVVELFSNNMKNAASNVSTRQPVGLERKLKKDVRDATRRGMRTVRDKFSDQRTGPLGDVSTQPEARHPHKLKYRCRRYELPTMASQMKQAGARYYQGTGAYPNIPFVVSKSTAPSHNIGVNIQQVLNGLKVQQPLTGIPPTIAHHMGLGHVSTFMVNNNIAPALSEHREINTIKLGRRLVRLPSHKYMSYNRALNLYREGDGMVPRFLRAISRPHYFYTSMYNSLATTREDLDAATSKGNNAAAQEAKQSLAEYASLYREYEQLDKTLREGNYEPEWERRRDEIWKELALREERVRKMVQDYKGSDAELAPLRASASTAEDGCRRRSCYKLGDLQH